One Candidatus Nitronauta litoralis genomic window, CAAGCGAAAACGGTAGGCGGTGATTAGCGTGATGATGGAAAATGAAACGTGTACACTCGGGAAACAATTGTCGAGGCCACTGATCGGGCGGATCATTTCAATCAAATGGGTCGATAGCAAATCCGACCATAGTGTGGCACTCGCCGCTGGATAAGCCCAGCGTTCCGGAACGGGAAAGAAGAGAAAGAACGGCAGACTGAGCAGGTAGTTTCCAGTGAGCGCCAGGGTGAACACGCGAAACGGCCCTACCTGTTTGCGACGCACCAGAGCAGCGGCCGTTCCCAGCAGAAGCACAGGAAACACCACAAAATAGGACAGGGAAAACCCGCCAATGGCTTTCATGGAAGGTGGTGCCTGATTCTGGAATCTTATCTTGCCTTCCAGTTGATCAAACGCCTGGGCTATCCGATACCCTTTTTCAAAAGTTCCCGGACCCTTCAGCATCTCTTCCATTTTGGTCTCGGCGAAATTAAAAAGGAACAGCGCGATCAGAATTCCGGTGAGGCCAATGCGGGTTGTGAGTGATTTTTCCATTTACGCGTCTTTCTTCCTGGAAAAAAATGCGGCTTTGAGACTGAACAACGCTGCCAGGGAAAACAGGCCGATCATGCCCAGGGTCGCCACTTTGAGGACGCGACCTCCGGGGTTGGGTCGTACCAGAAAAACACGGTAGGCACTGTTGCCCATCGGATCAAAACTGTAATGATTATCTGCACCTTTGGGAAAACCATCCCCTTCCAGTCGGAAAGAATGGAATCCAGATTCGGCAACGGAGATATCGAAAGGTTTGTCACTCGTGTAGGCATTGCTGCTCTGGTCGCTCCAGGTGATTTTCATGCCCTTCATCCGGGTACCCTCGGGAATATTAAAATCCACATCGCGTAAAACCCGGGCCGCCGCGTCATCAAACGGCCATATGTAACGTATCCGGTGCATGCGGTTGGTAATCTCCGAACCGATGCGCGTGACCAGGCTTTCGAGATCATTGCGTTTGAAGCTGATATGAAATTTCTGCTGAGGCAGTTCCGAATCGATAAACTCCGATGTGATGATGAGTGAGTCATCGTGGGTCTGGTGCAGAGTCCAGAGCACGTCGAACTGTTTGTGGAAATCCTCGTCGTATAAAATAAATTCTGTGCCGGACAAACGCACTGCCTGTCTGGCTGCTTCCAGATAACGTGGTTCGATGGTTTCGCCATCGGCATGAGGTTTTCGAATCTTTACCGGTACGGGATTGGGCGGAACCTTGGCCAGCCACCTCAGAGAAGCCAGGGCACGCCTTGCCTCGGGTGTTTTGTTAAAATCCACCCAGGTTTGAAAATCCCCGATGTTGATTTCCTGTGGACCCAGTTTGTTGATCGTTTCCCGCAAGCCGTCCTTCAATTCGTCCGGGGAATTTCTTGTGACCACGAGCAAATCGTTGGGCAGCCCCTGTGGCAATTTCAAAAAGTTGAGGTCCGGATCCTGATCGAATTTTACCTTGGTGCCGTCCCACACAGCGGCAAAATCCGCCTGGCCTTCTTTGACTTTTCGCACCAGACTCGAACTGCCGCTGGCATCCTCGGGGCGCCTGGCGTTGATTGTGATGAACTTCCGATCATTGGCCGAGCTGCCCGGCACTGAAAAAATATCGTGACGGGCAAAATAGAGAGACGGGAGGAAGTAACTCGAGGTGCTGAATTTGTTGTGATAGATAAACTGGCTCGGGACAGGGCTTTCCCGCAGTGTTTTCACAAATCCGTCGAGGTCGTTTTCTGAGAAAGTTGTTTTCCTCGTGACCAGATAGGAGTGATAAATGAACTTTCCTGTTTTCTTACTGTGGTAGGTGGCCAGGATATCCAGCTCAGCCCCCAGCATTTCTGCAACAACATAAACGTAGGGTGTAACGCGGGCGATCATGGGGCCCTGTTCATTTTCATCCCAATCCACCAGGGTGTGAATCGCCGCGCCGTATTCCTGATCGCGTGTCTCGAAGTGAAGTGACTGTTGTCCGCGGATGAATTCACGCAACTTCTGGTCGGCTTCCTGCGTTTCCGGATCCAGCGCCACCCCGAGAAAGGTGACGGAACCATGTTCGTCGGCAACAACGGGAGCCGTCACCCCCAGAGGCATCAAGAGACACACGGCTATAAAGATAAGGAAACGAAAAATCATTCTATAGTTCCTTAAGATGATACATACGGATGCGACCAAAACCTTTTGGTAGTGGATGGTTCCCAACATATTCGCAACGGTATCCGCCTTCGCCTTCAAGTGAGATGAGAGCAGCGAAGGGTTCGGTTACATAAACAGATCCCGGTGGTGTGCACGGTTCCAGCCTTGCCGTCTGGTTGACGTGTTTGCCAAAGAAATCGGGTTTGCCCAGCACGGGATTATCCGTCTGGAAAATGGGGCCGACATGCGCCGCGACGCGCAGACCGAGGTTGGTTGGAAGGCCCAGTTCAAAATAGTCCCAGTCGTTGAACATCCCCGCCAGTTCAAGCGCAAGATTGGCTGCAGTCGGAACCTCGTCGATCACCAGATAAGCCGCGTCTCCCCAGGTGTTGATGTATTGAATATGTTCTGTGTGTTTGGTCTTGATCGTTTCCAGAGCGTTGAACCAGCGCGCCATGAAGATGGCAATCTGGCGCTCGTTCATCGCACTGAAGCCTTTCACGTCGGCAAAAATCATGGCCTTCATCTGGCGTTGCAGTCCAGGTGGCGCCGGTTCGATCTTGATGGTGGGTTTCACACCTTCACTGCGTGGCGGCGGCACCGGGACGATGAGATTTTCCAGACCCAGATCGTTCCAGCGGCGCATGGCTCCTGAAGTGCCGGCCGGATTGTCCACATTCAACTGGTTCCACACCGCGATCTGGTAAGCGCGCGAACCGAGCGTCTGGCTTCTCAGATGGGCCAGTCCCATACCTTGCCGCGAGCAGGCTTCAAATAACAAATCGTGACCGGTGATGGCTTCTTCCACAATCTGCGTGACCGAACTGGCCCGGCATAAAATGGCTTCGTAACGTTTCACCCAGGATTCCCCACCGGGTGCAACCGAGATCCGTTTGAACTCTTCCCGACCAAACGGCAGAATGATATTCAACTCACCCTGCGATTCCAGCACCGCTTCGGCCACCAGAATATCCGCTCCGCAGGCGAGAGAGCCATAGGCAACGCGCACCCGGTGCTGATCAAGCAGCGCGGTGATATGAGTCCGGATTGCGTCTTCATCCGTCGGGTCCATGCCCGGTGATTTCCCAATCCCGTGCACCATCTGGCCGGTGTAGGTGATGACAGTCGGCGGCCGGATCGCTTCCAGCGTGTCCAGCGTTATTCCGCGCTTTTTGCAGATACGGTTTAATTGTTGATAGGTGGTGCTGAGGTTCCCCAGATCCCAAGGACATATTTCCCGCGCTTCCTGAAGCCGACCAACGGCTTCATCCGTTCGGCCCAGAAGCAAGGCCGCCTCGGCTTGCGTGGCCCTGAGGTAAAACCCGTTTATTCCGGAGCCATCGGGATCTTTCGCACAAAGTTCGAGAACCGTTTCCGCCTGTTTTTTTGAAGCCACTTCATCCCCTACCAGAAGCGATAGAGTCGCCGCGTTGATGAGGGGGTAATAGGACGGATTCTTGTTGTACGCTTCCATGTAAAGTTCGCGGCTGCGTTCACCCAGAACCTTTTGATTTTCCGGATTTCGCGAGTTGTTGCACAGGTCTTTATAAAGACGGGCCAGCAGCGATAAAAACCGGGTTTCCTCTGGCAGGCGTTCGTGGAAGGTTTCGTACAGTTCCAGAGCCTGCCGGGTGGCCCCGCTTCGGGCCAGTGCCAGGAGACCGAGATAGACCAGGTCGGAGTTGAACTCCCCTTTCTCCAGTGGTTTCTGGATGCAGTCGTAAACACCGAAATAATCACCCTTTTCCAGTAACTGGTTGGCGTTTTGTATTAAATGATCCAGAGCCATGGCACAACGAGCAGGGGTTTAAGAAAGAGAGCCTGCACATTGTAACGTATTTGGGGACTATAGGATGACAGGATCAGGTTCCAGCACTCTATTTTTTATGAGAGAATCGGGTCGGAGTTGGTTCTTCGTCATTGCGAGGAATCAGAGTGACGAAGCAATCCAGCCGGGCAAACGCCCGGAGTAAACTGGTGAAAACCTCTGGATCGCCACGCTCCTTTTAGTCGCTCGCGATGACGGACTCTATGTTCTTGCGAGTGGAAAAATCTTATCTTTGAATTCGATTTTTGGGTAAGTAAGGGCCTCGTTTAAGAAAGGCCCCATTGAGGTGCCCTGAAACAATTTTAAAGGAGAGTAGATGGCTCCTTTTCTCCTCCCCTTGAAAGGATATCTTTGGATAAGTGCATTTTGAATGAAAACAATAAGGAGGTCACACTTCGACAGGAAAAGGACAAGCACTCCTGTTCAAGAACCGCTACTCGCGTTCTTGAATGTGACACATTAACTCAAAGCACTGTCATTCTGAGCCC contains:
- a CDS encoding PhnD/SsuA/transferrin family substrate-binding protein, with the protein product MIFRFLIFIAVCLLMPLGVTAPVVADEHGSVTFLGVALDPETQEADQKLREFIRGQQSLHFETRDQEYGAAIHTLVDWDENEQGPMIARVTPYVYVVAEMLGAELDILATYHSKKTGKFIYHSYLVTRKTTFSENDLDGFVKTLRESPVPSQFIYHNKFSTSSYFLPSLYFARHDIFSVPGSSANDRKFITINARRPEDASGSSSLVRKVKEGQADFAAVWDGTKVKFDQDPDLNFLKLPQGLPNDLLVVTRNSPDELKDGLRETINKLGPQEINIGDFQTWVDFNKTPEARRALASLRWLAKVPPNPVPVKIRKPHADGETIEPRYLEAARQAVRLSGTEFILYDEDFHKQFDVLWTLHQTHDDSLIITSEFIDSELPQQKFHISFKRNDLESLVTRIGSEITNRMHRIRYIWPFDDAAARVLRDVDFNIPEGTRMKGMKITWSDQSSNAYTSDKPFDISVAESGFHSFRLEGDGFPKGADNHYSFDPMGNSAYRVFLVRPNPGGRVLKVATLGMIGLFSLAALFSLKAAFFSRKKDA
- a CDS encoding adenylate/guanylate cyclase domain-containing protein, which produces MALDHLIQNANQLLEKGDYFGVYDCIQKPLEKGEFNSDLVYLGLLALARSGATRQALELYETFHERLPEETRFLSLLARLYKDLCNNSRNPENQKVLGERSRELYMEAYNKNPSYYPLINAATLSLLVGDEVASKKQAETVLELCAKDPDGSGINGFYLRATQAEAALLLGRTDEAVGRLQEAREICPWDLGNLSTTYQQLNRICKKRGITLDTLEAIRPPTVITYTGQMVHGIGKSPGMDPTDEDAIRTHITALLDQHRVRVAYGSLACGADILVAEAVLESQGELNIILPFGREEFKRISVAPGGESWVKRYEAILCRASSVTQIVEEAITGHDLLFEACSRQGMGLAHLRSQTLGSRAYQIAVWNQLNVDNPAGTSGAMRRWNDLGLENLIVPVPPPRSEGVKPTIKIEPAPPGLQRQMKAMIFADVKGFSAMNERQIAIFMARWFNALETIKTKHTEHIQYINTWGDAAYLVIDEVPTAANLALELAGMFNDWDYFELGLPTNLGLRVAAHVGPIFQTDNPVLGKPDFFGKHVNQTARLEPCTPPGSVYVTEPFAALISLEGEGGYRCEYVGNHPLPKGFGRIRMYHLKEL